tgaaacagctgagcagccaattgtcccattacttttggtcccttaaaaattgggaggcacatatacaaactgttgtaattcctacaccgttcacctgatttggatgtaaataccctcaaattaaagctgaaagtctgcagttaaagtacatcttgtttgtttcatttcaaatcaattgtggtggtgtatagagccaaaaagattagaattgtgttgatgtcccaatatttatgagacctgactgtacatttgcctacactcacactagtagcacactagagggtgctacaataataACTATTACTCTGAGGATACAGCTGAGGATGGTGTGAGAAAAGAATCAGTCTACATATCTACATCTACATCCATAGatacaaaaaacaaaagagcaaaATACAACCATGGCTTGAATTGTATTTTATTCACAATTCAGAATAATTGCACAGTGACCAGAACATTCGCTCTACATTTCTCATGTCAGTGCGGTCACACCTCGTCTCTCTCGCAGATCAGTGCAGTCACACAACAGTTCTTAGATTAGTGTGGTCACCTAGCACTTATCAGATCAGTGCTTTTTCACAGATATAGTTTAGTTCGGTATTACATTTCTCCGGTGCCAGACGAGATCCCAGCTTGACACAGTTTCCAGCTCTTTCAATGATAGTTCTAGATAAGGAGATAAAGTTGATTGTTGATGAGCAGTATGGGAGGAAAGGACAGGGAGAAAGAGGTTAGCATGGAGCAAAATACTGCATGTATAGGGGCTTCTACTAATGTATTTGGGGTTGGCACTTAAACAGGTTGTCATATTTCAATGGCTGGTGATGAGATACCATAGAGGGTACTGCAGAGATAGGACATGCCCAGTCCCACAATGGGTGAATGGGGTCACCGGATTGTTACAGTTGGGTTACTAGTGCCCGTAACAGCCCCGATGAGAGAGAGATAACTGCCTTAGGAGAGCTGTCATAAGAGAACTGCAAATGGAGAACTACCACAAAAGAGATGCTATAAGAAAGATTATATTAAGTAGCTGCCATGAAAGAACTGTGAAAGGAAAACTGCCATAAGGGTGTTTCCAAAAAGGATCATCATAGGAGATCTTATGTGTAGGAGCAGCCATAAGAAATTTGTGAAAGGAGGAGTGTCATATGTGAACTGCCAAAGGATAGCTGCCATACGAGAGGTTCCAAAAAGGGCCATCATAGGATATCTTCTATGGAGACACAGCCATAACAAAAATGCCATAGGTGAGCTTCTGTAGGAGAGTCACCATAGGAGAGCTTCCATTGGAGTGTAGCCATAAGACAGTTGCCGAAGGGTGGATGCCTTAGGTAAGGTACCATCAGAGATCATCCATAGTAGAATTGCTTCAAACGTGATGTCATATGAGATCTCTCATAGGTGGTTTACCATACGGGAGCTTATAGGGAGATCTGTGATAAGAAAGCTGCCATGGGAAATGCGCCACCATGAGAGATCCACCATAGGAGGTCTGTCATGCCCACAGGCTGCTAACCAGTAATGACACCACTATGTACATGTGTACTTACTCATTGAATTCTCATTGGCTGTCAAGGTTTTGTAAACATCAATAAACTGTTATTTTATCTAATCAGAGTGTGTCCAAATCTTTGTGGAGGAAGATGAAGGAGGAGGAAGCCTTACATTATACAGACATACTTCTACTGAAGAGTTGCATGTCTACCAATTAAGAAAAAAGTCCTGTGATGCTTACTTCATGCCACCATCAGTCCATGTGCTTGACCATAATCCATGATAGAGGTCATCTTTGGTTAATCCAACCCAGAATTCCTTTCCTGTGAGGGCCACCAGTCTCTAGATAGCACAATACACAACAGATTATTCACTGCATTCCCATGATCTTGCACTAGCCCCAGACGACAATATTCTACCTGGAGATATACAGTAATTCATATAAGACCCTGGGGTTACTATTGTCCCGCAATTCCCAACTATCCATCATAATATGTTCTATATTTCTACACAGTTGGGGGATTTGGTTATATGATTCTTTTTCTTCCTTACAAACCAATTTCTCTGTTAGCTGGGGCCCCTCCACAGAATGGGCTGAGCAACTCTAATCTAAGTAGGAAAAATATTCGAGTAAAGCAACCCAATATATGGACCGCCAGCTGCTGCCCACCCCACACCCCACCTGATGACCCCAAAACTGACCCATATGGTCTTCTCCATCACACTGGCCAGGTTGGAGTTACTCTCTCCACAATCGTCATCACTACTTGAAAAGGATTTCTTGAACTCGGAGaagaaataacattttttattgatGGTGATCCAATAACGGGGACATTCaggagaccgtcctgtaatattgaaaaataatagagacagtcagtaatgatgaagagaaagccggacacaggagagaccgtcctgtaatatggaataatagagacagtcagtaatgatagagagacagccggacacaggagagaccgtcctgtaatatggaataatagagacagtcagtaatgatagagagacagccggacacaggagacaccatcctgtaatatggaataatagagacagtcagtaatgatagagagacagccggacacaggagagaccgtcctgtaatatggaataatagagacagtcagtaatgatgaagagacagccggacacaggagagaccgtcctgtaatatggaataatagagacagtaatgatagagagacagccggacacaggagagaccgtcctgtaatatggaataatagagacagtcagtaatgatgaagagacagccggacacaggagagaccgtcctgtaatatggaataatagagacagtcagtaatgatgaagagacagccggacacaggagagaccatcctgtaatatggaataatagagacagtcagtaatgatgaagagacagccggacacaggagagaccgtcctataatatggaataatagagacagtcagtaatgatgaagagacaaccggacacaggagagaccgtcctataatatggaataatagagacagtcagtaatgatgaagagacaaccggacacaggagagaccgtcctataatatggaataatagagacagtcagtaatgatgaagagacaaccggacacaggagagaccgtcctgtaatatggaataatagagacagtcagtaatgatagagagacagccggacacaggagagaccgtcctgtaatatggaataatagagacagtcagtaatgatgaagagacagccggacacaggagagaccgtcctataatatggaataatagagacagtcagtaatgatgaagagacaaccggacacaggagagaccgtcctataatatggaataatagagacagtcagtaatgatgaagagacaaccggacacaggagagaccgtcctgtaatatggaataatagagacagtcagtaatgatagagagacagccggacacaggagagaccgtcctgtaatatggaataatagagacagtcagtaatgatagagagacagccggacacaggagagaccgtcctgtaatatggaataatagagacagtcagtaatgatagagagacagccggacacaggagagaccgtcctgtaatatggaataatagagacagtcagtaatgatagagagacagctgGACACAgaagagaccgtcctgtaatatggaataatacaGACAGTCGGTAATGATAGAGAGAACAATGTATTGTTATGTCGAATCTGATACACACAGATGGGACTTGTTACCAGtgggctcgcgcatgcgcagtgggcagacACTGCTCATGCGCGAGCCACGATGCGCCCTCTGAATGGccgggcagtcttctgggacctgtgacgtgtcccagaagattgcagggagggagaggggagaggtgatcttccttccggcgctgcAGAgcccccgggaggaagtgggagctggacgcacttaaaaacagggtacccgctccctctcccccccaaaaaatgacatgccaaatatggcatgtcagggggtcactttcacttaaagcggaagttccatttttgggtggaactctgctttaaggaccgggcctatttttcagacttagtGTTtacaaatcagttttttttttttttttgctagaaaattactcagaacccccaaacattatatgcattttttttcagacaccctgaagaataaaatggcggtcattgcaatactttgtatcacatcgtatttgcgcagcggtcttacaagcgcattttttgaggaaaaaaatacacttttttaaattaaaaaataagacaacagtaaagttagcccaattttttatattgtgaaagatgatgttacgccgagtaaattgatacccaacatgtcatgcttcaaagttgcgtccgctcgtggaatggcgacaaacttttacccttaaaaatctctataggcgacgtttaaaaatgtctacaggttaccagttttgagttacagaggaggtctagggctagaattattgctctcgctctaccgatcgtggcgatacctcacatgtgtggtttgaacaccgttttcatatacgtgCGCGACTTACgtctgcgttcgcttctgcgcacgctttaaaaaaaattcttattcttactttttatcttttatttttacactgttcttttcaaaaaaaaatattgggtcatttttttttcctattacaaggaatgtaaacatcccttgtaatagaaaaaagaatgacaggtcctcttaaatgtgagatcaaAAAAACCTCaggtctcacatttacacttaaatgcaataaaataaataaatacattattttttttttttcaatgaaaaaaaaaatgtcctctttAAGACCATTGGGGCGGAAGTGACGATAATATGGAGCCGATTGGCTCCGCCACTTACCGGCTTGCCCTCTCCcgacccccgataaaagtgatctgaaATAATAAATAGTAAACAAATCTTGCagcgaatgtgcgaatttacgaatttacaaatgtacgaatttacgaatttatgaatgtgcaAATTTATGAGTTTACAAATGTACGAGtgtacgaatatacaaattttcgaatttacgactattcggaaaaatttgttaaacgggtttttgttaattcggatatttccgaattaacgaatttgtcgaaattcattaaaaaacgaatttaGTACGAAACAAATAGCACATGTCTAATGGcaactatctgctgccataacccccaaTATTCtacatcaaagtaccgacgtatatcggTGGCAGGCGGTCCGCAAGTTGTTAAAGAACTGTTAAAATGTATattactctaatgccacgtacacacggtcggacattgatcggacattccgacaacaaaatccaagatTTTTtctgagggatgttggctcaaacttgtcttgcatacaaacggtcgcacaaagttgtcggaaaatcagattgttctgaacgcggtgatgtaaaacacctacttggggactataaacggggcagtagccaatagctttggtattttaatttattctgagcatgcgtggcactttgtgcatcggatttgtgtacacatgatcagaatttaaacgatcggattttgttgtcagaaaattttatagcctgctctcaaactttgtgtgtcggaaattccgatggaaaaagtccgatggagcctacacacggtcggaatttccaacaacaagctccgatcgcaaattttccataggaaaatccgaccgtgtgtacagagcataagtattaatttattttttctatgtGTGTGTTCACGTATGTGCATTTTATAAATCATAGTCTCTATTATTTCCATGTTTTTCCATCTGAAGTACTTGGTTGATCCTTCCAATCACCTTTACTCGTTGTTCTATATTGACCACACAGAAGCTAAAGCTGACCTgtgttagtgtggtcagttttcatcccTTGACTGACCACTCAGGGGTACAGACACACAGCATGACTGGATTGGGGAGTTCTTTCAGCCATCACACCCCTGACCAATCACAGCCTACTTCTTGCACACACACCCCCCTCCCAAACAGCCTCTTGAACACGCCACCTGCTCAAGCACAGTCTGTgggacagacctagccaggacagaggcttttggatgggactgaatgctggcctcttgcctaccgatcatgggccctggcatttgggggaatggtgctctttgtgagctgtatacctggggatccttgaggtggtgttactttggattcaggtccatatcctcccaagacacacagactctgggaaccccttatatgccatattagaaatagtgactgattcatactgttgagacgctaatgtcatcaacttcagCCACCTGTCTGtagtcttctataatgtaaatgagtctagtctggcttgccacaacttctaatgccgcgtacacacggtcagacttttcgtctacaaaagtccgacagcctgtccgacagactttcgacggacttttggcggacttttggcgcacttgtggcagactttcttaggaacggacttgcctacatacgatcacacaaaagtccgacggattcgtacgtgatgaagtacaccggactaaaataaggaagttgatagccagtagccaatagctgccctagcgtgggtttttgtccgtcggactagcacacagacgagcggatttctgggtccggcggagttacgacataaagatttgaagcatgtttcaaatctaaagttcatCAGATTTGAggttggaaaagtccgctgaaagtccgctgaaagtccggggaagcccacacacgatcggattgtcagccagctttagtccgtcggcgtccgtcggacatttgtagacgaaaagtccgaccgtgtgtacgcggcataagagtatttcaccccttgttgtttgtgctaattaaccctgctattgtatgaaggagttctgtgttaatAATGTTGAATGTGTCTTCTGAGCTTAAAgacggcaagtctgtcctaaaggtcatgtctctgagtcacttAGGCTGTCTatagattagataattagctcatgttaattaggtttctggttacagtttgtgttgtcatcctgctgtatatatttctgTGAAgtctcaaataaaaggctattcctgatgtactccaagactgatgTGGTCTGAggttttaccctacactgagctacgaCTAGTGAATGGGAAAGTTAAGGAGTCTTGGActgtgtggtaccggacagaggaaaCATTTACGGTGGACATCTTGAGTACGGGGTCCGTCACAGTCTGCATCTTGCCTCAGGCTGAACAGACTATGGAATACAGGCACAgggtgtgtctgcacagtgtcctgtatgtCTGTCTCCCCCACTATTAGGAAGAAGAAATGCATGGTCACGTGACAGAACTCTTTAtccttgtaaaaaaagaaaagaaagataatTTTTTAAACTAAGCAAAAGTAGTTACGGTGCCGGCATTGTTATAACTGTAGTAGAAAGTCTCTATAACCTTGTATGCTCACAACTGCTTTAAAGGTCTGATGGTATATAATGGTGCACAGTGGGGTTTGGTGGTCACACCGGTTGTTAGTCCTGGTGCTGGTCTGATAACAGAACCCCAGGGGTCAAAATTGGTAGCAGACCCATCTCAAACATGAATCAGATTAAAGAGCCTCTTATTCAGTGAAAATCTAGTTTCCAAAACAGGAGGAACTGGAAGTGTGCAGAGCTGGAACCAGCTGTAACAGTAAAAATTTCTACAGAGAGCCATGAATACCCCTTTAGCCAACCTCCCTTCCCTGGGTAGGCTTGTCTTATGTAGTTTTAGAATCTCAGTACCAATTTTATCTCTCAATCTGTTTAGTATGTACAATCAGCCCCACCCCTGAGGAGTAATTTACCTGAAACTCTGAGAGATATCAGCACTGACAGCAGAGTGACACATGTTAACAGCAATGTCGCAAGCATTACAGGAACCAGGTAACCATAACAGGAGGCTCCATGGGCCCCAGGCTTATTTCTGGATGATGCTGGGGTCAAATGCTGAGAGATGAATGTTGTAGGAGTATTGTTGGATGGTGCTGCTGAGACTGCATCATCGTACACATGCTGGTAAATGGGTGCCGTAGAGACCACATTAAGAGAGCTGGATCCAGGGGTCACAATCCCACTGCCAGATGCTGGAAATAAACAGAGGACAAAAAGATGAAGGGATATCAGAGAAAAACGATGAATAGCAGCACACCAAACTGTTTATTACAGTAAAATTGCTTTGCCAAGGCCAGCAGTGCAGTTAATATGGTTCAGGGACCAAGAACTACCCTAGTCATCAGGGATGTGTAGATGTGCACATGGCATTTAGGTTTGGTAAGGATATCTTAGTTATGTaagaaccagtggcagctggtgttttttttagggggggtggcaaacaaccccccaTTTGGTTGGCCAGCGGCACCGCCCCCACAATttccccatctaggttgcgggtggGCGGCGggtgggttgcaggctcctatgggcatCGGGCAGTGGGTGTGTTGTGGGCTAGTACGGGCAGCGGGTGTGTTGCAGGCTCCTACGGGCGGcgtgcagcagctcctgtgtcctctcctcctcttctgcatcatggcggcttccgccgTGTGGCTCCTCAATCCCCcaactaggcgtccaataggatcgcctgtcctttcagccaatcaggtgatcagTCTCAAGACCCActgcctgattggccgggaggaggatcagtgtggtgatagcgaaaattaattcgctaatTTCACACAACTGGATTTGATTGGGTGCAGTTTAGGTTGATTAAAAAAGTTTGGGTTCAGCTGGAGTGATTGGTTGGTTGAGACTTTATGGCTTGAATGAGGGGGTTTTATGAGGATTTGTGGGTTATGTAAGGGTTTTGGTTGGGTGAGGGATTTGATTTGGAATCGGACTTTTAGTTGGGTGAAGAAGTATTGAAATGTTTAGGTTGGGTGAGCATATTTGGGTTTTGTGAGAGTGTTGGGTAGGATGAACCCGTTGGGGTTGAGATAGCATGTTTGCATTAAAGGAAGGTGTTTTATTTGGGTTATGACTATGGGTTGGGTGATGGGTTAAGAATAAGTGAAGACTAGGTTGGCTGGGAGATTTGGCTTGGTAGTGGACTTTTAATTTACTGAGAGGTTAATTAAGGTGTTGTAGAATGAGGTGCGGGATAGATAAGGGTGATTGGGATGAGGGAGGGTGTGAGGAAGGGTAATGATATTTGACCTTGGAGAGGGTGTTTGGGTTGATTTAGGGGTTTTGAATGAGGGAAGGAGTTAAGCTGGAGAAGGGATTTGGCTTACGTGTGCACCTTCATTGGGTTATGCATTAGGAACTGTACAGCATGCCAGAAATGGGTCCAGTAGGGGAGATACTATGCGCCCCCGctatttgggttatggtccctttaagggggacaaAAGGAAGCACTGTGGAGTACTCTGGGATTCTCTCCCATGCAGTATGAGGGGTTCAGGGGTAATCCAATAGAGAGGGAAACCTGATTTACAGTTTTCCCAGGATTGTTAAGTCCTCATATAGCTCAGAGGGATTTTGGATGGGAAATAACCTCTAACACTGACTATGGGTACCGTGGTCTTCAAAGGGTTAATACGCCTTCAAGAGAGGGCTGAAAGGAGCAGGAAGCAGTCAGCAGGTGTCCATAAGATGTTGTATGGAACAGGGAAGAGTTGTTTGAGGACTCTGGACTGTCTTGTTACGGAAGTGTGGCTGCTGAGTGCTTGCAACATTTCTGGACTACTGAAGCAGACAAGAACATAAGAAAAACCTGTGGTGGTACAACATTTTTAAGCCAAAGTTTTAATTTGTGTAAGAGAagtgtggctgtttttttttttttttttcaggctgaaaTAATCAGTTTTGTTTATCTGCAAGAAAAATAAAGTGTTCCTTTTACTAACATGGCTGACTGGTGATCCTCGGCTCCCCAAATATTACATGGGGGTAATAAAAGTGTTTGCATTGAGTGAGGATCAATGGGCTGGATCGTGGTGTTTGGGTTTGGTAAGGACATTTGGGATGGGAGAAGATGTTTGGGTTTGGGAAAAGGTTTAGAATGAGTGAGGGGTGTTAGTTGTCTGAGAGTGGCTTGGATAAGGGA
This window of the Aquarana catesbeiana isolate 2022-GZ linkage group LG01, ASM4218655v1, whole genome shotgun sequence genome carries:
- the LOC141126904 gene encoding killer cell lectin-like receptor subfamily B member 1C, with protein sequence MEEDAESVSRSAQTAASGSGIVTPGSSSLNVVSTAPIYQHVYDDAVSAAPSNNTPTTFISQHLTPASSRNKPGAHGASCYGYLVPVMLATLLLTCVTLLSVLISLRVSGRSPECPRYWITINKKCYFFSEFKKSFSSSDDDCGESNSNLASVMEKTIWRLVALTGKEFWVGLTKDDLYHGLWSSTWTDGGMKTIIERAGNCVKLGSRLAPEKCNTELNYICEKALI